The following is a genomic window from Colletotrichum lupini chromosome 5, complete sequence.
GCAGTGACGGTAGAGTTTTGGTAATGGACTCTGGTGACCGTAGGGCAAGGCGTGCTCGAGGCCTGAGGGGTGACGGGAACAGCCTTCTGCGAAGACGCGACGACAACGACGGAGGCCGAAGACGCAGGCGGCACAGCGCGCTGGGAGGAGACCACGACAACGGGCTTGGAGGAAGATGAAACGGCTTTCTGCGAAGACAGGACAACGACGACGGCAGAGGTGGTGGCCTTGGCGGTCGTGGTGGTCTTGGGCTTCTGGGAAGTCGTCACCTTCTTGGTGGCCGAAGTGCAAGGGGTTGTGGCGTTATGACGGCGGCTGGAGGTTACCACTACCTTGGAAGAGGTCTTGGGTTTGTGGGTGGTTGAGGGCTTCTTCGAGCTGGAGGAAGACTTGCCGGAGGAAGACTTGCAGGGGGTGGTTGTGGGCTTCTTAGAAGTGGAAGACACGCAGGGGGTAGTGGTCTTCTTGGTTGAAGTGGTGCAAGGTGTGGGTGACGGCTTCTTGGAGGTGGTGCAAGGAGTCGTTGTGGACTTCTTGGAAGTAGAGCAAGGCGTGGTCGTTGGCTTCTTAGAGGTCGTGCAAGGAGTGGTGGTAGACTTCTTAGACGTAGAGCAAGGCGTCGTGGTGGGCTTCTTAGACGTAGAGCAAGGCGTCGTGGTGGGCTTCTTAGACGTAGAGCAAGGCGTCGTAGTGGGCTTCTTAGATGTTGAGCAAGGAGTCGTGGTGGGCTTCTTGGGGGTTGAGCAAGGAGTCGTAGTAGGCTTCTTGGAAGTTGAGCAAGGAGTCGTAGTAGGCTTCTTGGAAGTTGAGCAAGGAGTCGTAGTAGGCTTCTTGGAAGTTGAGCACGGGGTAGGCGTGGGCTTCCTGGTGGAAGTGGTGCAAGGGGTAGTCGTGGAGGTGGTCGTGCAAGGCTGGGTGACGGTGACGACCTTTGTGCTCCAAGTCCAGGTTGGTCGGCCGGGGCCGGGCACAAAGACCCGGGACACGGTCGTCTCGAAGATGGTCTGCGGGTCCAGGGGCACGGCGGGGAAGTCGGGCTGCGACGGCTGCCAGCCGGCCGGACGGGTCGAGGTGAACATCTGGGACTGGGCCAGTCCGGAGAGGACGGCAACGGCGATGGCGGTGACCCTCATGATGTCTGAGAAGGGGGGTAAGGTGGGAAATGAGAGAAAATGGTAAAAACGATTGACTGAGAGACGAAGTGAAAGGTTCCCGCCTTCCCTACACGATGACAGTGAGCGAGTGACTGATGAATCGGATGAGGATGAAAGAGGAGAAAGTCTGGAGTCTACTCCTCGACTCgctttacttataaccgTCGGCCTGGTGGCCTTCGGCGACCTTGATCCTTGATAGTCCTTCATGTCTGCAAGGCTTGTTGAGTATCGGTTGCTCATGATGTCGGAAAGAGAGTTTGGGCCGGATGGAGCAACAATCAGACACCGGGGCTCAACATGAAGTTCGTAGACCTCAGGGTTGTGAAGCCATCGAAGCTTATGCAGAAAGCTTCTCCCACTTGATCCACTTGGGACGcaagctcctcctccttcctcCAGATTGACGGAGCCAAATATCGATGGCAACAAGTCAAGGTTTTTTCTTCAAGCCACTGGAACCTCTGCGGAATATCTCAAGGCGCCGTTCTGGAGCTAGACAGCCAGGCCAGGTTGCTTGCGAATACGGTCTCCCATGAGAGATACGTTGGTTTTGGCGAGTAAGAGCACTGGAGGGCGCGAGTGGTTGAAGTCTTTTCACGCATTGCCGACACTATTGGCGCTCACTATACGATCTTGATGGGGCAGCTGCATGTTTGAACCTGTGCTTGGAAATTGATGAAAACGCTTGGGTACATATTGGTGGCGGGACCTCTATCGGACCTCTTCCATCATTTGGTCGCCTGCTATTCGCTTTTCGTGATAATTCTGCAGCGCACCGTATACCTTTGGTCATGATACTCGACACCCACAGCTTGTTGACTCCGATGAGCGGCGTCCGTAGTTGTGACTCGAAAACGGAAGAGTGGTGATTTGTGCACCTTGACGGAGCTCTCGACGCGGTCGAAAAGCCTTGCGCTTGTTGTCTCCAAGCTCCCCTCAGCATCTGCAGTCTGCAATGCTCAGCTCTGTGTGTTCCGTGTCGGACCATGCTCGCTATGTATGCCTTCTGTCGACTCCATTCTTTCCCACTCTCGGAACACGCTTCCCAGAACCTAACGCCATATTGCCGCGCATTTTAGTAATCGGAGTCATTGAACAGACCGAACCGCATCCGGTGGCTCTGCGTAGGTTGTCAGCTTTGAACTTTGTATGTCTTGTGTCAAGAAAGGGGGAAAACATACAAAAGGCAGCTTGGGGATGACAACTGCCAACACAGCCAAGAAGTTGATGCTAAAGTAGGCGAGGTCGTAGTGCGTGTAATGCGTGCTGAGGAGGAACAGCACGATTGGCACGCTGAGCAAAAACTTCTTGGCGGGTGTGTATTGAGCCCCATCGTCGATTTGTTCCCACATGTTCAGGTTATCAAAAGCACCGCCGTTGAACTCGAATGGCACGCCGCGAACGTAATGAAACATGATGTAGGATCCAAACATGTACGAGATATTCGTCAGAGTCCAGGATGTCTCCTGTGACACGCCCGGCATGACATCGTAGAATATCTTCAAGCAAAGGATGAGGACGAAATGGATTGTCCAGGCGCCTGTAGACGGTGATTGTCAGTTCCTGTTTTCCTACCTTCCAATGGGACTAGATGGGCTGGCACGCGACCAAAGCAAAGAGAATGGAAAGGGGCCATGGAAAAGCTTCCGATCAGGGAGCTTCGCGCGGGGCTCACCTTTGGCATTGACCCAGTTCGCATTGAGGTTGGGCACGACGGCCTGGTCGCTTATCTGCTCGAGTGTCTCTTGGGGTTCGTAATGGACCTGGAGGATACTGCTAGATCTCCTTCTGCGGGCACCGGGTTCCGCCATTGCTCTGTACGATCCGCTGCCACTTCGCGGAGGATTTGTGGCCGCGTCGTACGAGACGGTGCGAGAGAGGAGGATTGGGGAAGACAGTTTGGCGGTGTTGAAGGGGGCGTTGGGGTGCGAGTTGGGTTTTGTGGGTGGAATGGAAGAGGGGAAAGTCTCTGCGGGCTCTCGGGATCGTCGTCGGCGTCCTCGTGATGCTGGGGTTCGGCGGAGTGATGAATTTGTCGTGTGCTGGCGGCCCCCTTGATGATGTCACGGGGAAAGCGAGCAGCAATTGACGTTACGTTGAGTTTGATGTTGATGCAGGTGTTGTATATAGGAGATGCTGGGACTGAATGTGGTTGAAATTTGATGGAAGCgagagtagagaaaaaggTGTCGTCGGGACAGTCGAAGAGAAGCGAGAGCGAGATTCTGGCTGCGAATGTTGGGGATGCCGTCGTCGTAATAGTCTACTTGGCAATGGGATGAAGGAGAGGATGGGACATTTTCCCTTAGATATTCATAGTAGggtagcagcagcagcagccagcGGAACGGGGGCACTCAACTGGGGGGACAAAAAAGAATGGGGCTATTGGACAGTCCCCGACAAGGCCACGGCACAGGGCCTCAGGTGCAGGGCAGCTGCGCGTGCAGGCAATGGGAACCAGGCACAGTGAAGGCTCCACTCATCCACTCCTTCCCAGCAAAAGACACGACAGGACAAACTTGAGATTGGGATCCGAGCCGACAGACAGCTACAGACAGCACCAGTTTCCTTCACCTTCCCAGTTCATGGCAGCCAGTGCCAGCCGACACGAGCGTACCGAGAGGAGGACACATTGATGCGGACGACGGGCATGGAGCCCACCCCACCCGGTCAGGGTCGTTCAGGGGACCACCCCAATTTCAGCGGGTACGGGAGACTTGGAGAGGGGGAGTTACATACAGTACAAGCACTGGCAGGTCCTGATGGAAGAAAGAGACGGGAACTGACTGGATGGACGGGACGCAAAGGCTCCGGAACCAAAGGAGGACTGGACGGAATTGGAACTGGACCAGGGACACCTGCGTTCACAGGAGAGAAAACAGAGCGGGAAGCAGGGCAGGCAATCCCGCCTCTGGGAGCCGTAGAAGGTATGTGCGGATGGCATGGGAAGCCCGCCACTATCTCGCTCTCAACTTGCAAAGAGGCTCTTGCACCTTATCGCCTTGGCCCAGGAAGCTTTTCCACCAGGTGCGACATGCCCAGCCGGTACACACACCCGACGATATGCTGCTCGATTTGACAACCTTCTCCCTCCCCCACCatcgaagaagaagaagaaaagaagggACTCTGATCGTTGCATACAGATCCTCCCCCAGCTCTCACATACAGCACACGGCATACGGCATGCGCACAACCCTGCCGAGAGCACGGCTCCACGGCTAGACCAAGCACGAGAAAAGATCGAATACCTACCTGCATTCTCCGTACATACAGCGACGCGTCCCGCGGGAAGGGCACTGATGGCCGACGTGAAGCACAGCCAGCCAGACAGACGGTCAGACTCAGACCCAACATGCCACTGTCCTGCCGCACAGATATCCGTACTGTAAGCTCCCCTGCGTTTCCTGGCCCGGCCAATCGTGTTGCAGGATGGATAGCGCAGGACGGAGGCCGGAGCAGCATGCGGCGTAGGTTCACAGGCGCATTTGCTAGCGAATTGGGGCCAGGAAAGGGTTTCCCTGGCCACATTCAACTAGGAAGATGCCCCTATTTCCGACATTTAGTGACGGCAAATCGGTGGTCAATGGCCATTGGGGAGGATGAGATACAGCAAGCAATGAGTAGACTGGCCAGATGTGGAAGCACTCTCACACCCATCCGGATACAACCGCTGGATCGACCCTATCACACAGGACCGCCTACATACGCGGCATGAACATGCCATCCAGGACTGAAGAGAGGCTAAGCTTTGTTGAGCCGGAAGGAGCACAGCAACAGCAAAGCAGCACGATCATATACAGCCCATGCGTGCCATCTTCTCTTCGCCTCACATCATGACATGGATCACATCACACCTGGGGTTCCCGGCGTCTGGTCATCGTTTCCAGATTTGCGTACGGAGACGGATGGAGGCGCGCAAAGAAGGACGATGGCGGCATGGACCCTCCTCCCCAAGTTGTCGATGCCGTCCCAGATTCCGTATTCTGTGCTCCGTACTTGTCTTCCCCAAGACATACGGTGTTGCTCGTTTTCTTCCCACCGTTCCGCTCCTCGATTTGACAAAAGTCATCGTTATCTGAGCTAAATCTGTCGCCCTCGGTCTCCACTAAGCGGGCTGTGCGACAACTTATTGCCTGTAGTGGTTCGTTGCGTTGCGTGGGATGGACGGATAGGCAAGAAAAGGAGACGTGGAATTCCTGGACATCCGGGATATCTCACCGAACCACACAAAGTGCGTCACTGATGGAATGCCAAAGTTTCTTGTCCACATTAGGCCCGACCCCTGGTCACGTCTGCCGATATCGAGCTGTTGCAACACGCATAGGCGCAGACGTTTAGCCAGCTGATGTTGCAGAGATACGTGAATACTAAACTACAATCGAGCCCATTACTCATTGCAGCTTCATACTCGCGGGTAAATTCGTGGCGTGTCTTGCGCCCGGACGACGCGAAGTTCCAACACGCTATACCGTGGTCACACTTTGGACAGAAAGCAGCAGATTCATGAGACCACGATATGCCCGTTCCAAGGTGTCGCATAACACCATACCTTTCCCATGGGCCATCCATTGAACCCCTCTAACTCTTGCCCCAGTTTGTGTAACTCGTCCGCCTGCCATTGTCGACGCTTGGTCCAGGTGGCAGGTGTGCAGAAAAGTTCTAGCCTCATTTCCGACCACCAGGATCTCATTTCTACTTTCCTCAGTTCTGCGGGTTGCGGATTGGATGTTTGTAATTAGATGAAAATCGATAGGCCCGAGGTGCCAATTCTAGAAGCATTCACTTTCGCTTCCGAGTTTCTGCTTTGCAAAATGACACCGACCAGTCCGACACCGCCTCAGGTGGGCACCGACCTGTAATTAGTGAAGGTCCCAGGTTTGACAGGGCAATCAGTCGGCTCCCCTGGTTAAGCGAGGAGAAAGGGACCTGCCTTACATAATGACTGAGGTGAGAGATGCAGATTGGCACTGTGCCGTGGCCCGCACCTCTGAAAAATCGAACAAACCGAGGCGAGGTGTCAAGGTGTCCTACGGAAAGACGGGACCCGGCAGCACAGGTAGTGAAGACCGGCAGGCAGAGTCAGCCGCGGCCAGGTGCAAGAGGTCCGGCGCGTCGGTTTGGCGACA
Proteins encoded in this region:
- a CDS encoding ORMDL family protein, which translates into the protein MAEPGARRRRSSSILQVHYEPQETLEQISDQAVVPNLNANWVNAKGAWTIHFVLILCLKIFYDVMPGVSQETSWTLTNISYMFGSYIMFHYVRGVPFEFNGGAFDNLNMWEQIDDGAQYTPAKKFLLSVPIVLFLLSTHYTHYDLAYFSINFLAVLAVVIPKLPFSHRMRFGLFNDSDY